The genomic DNA CTTCACACTCAGCAGGTCCATGGCCCCGTTGACCGTTACCGTCACAATCCCGCCACCCGCAGTCCCGGAAACGGTCTTGGTCGCGGCCTGCTCCTGCACCTTGGCCATCTGTTCCTGCATGGCCTGGGCTTGCTTCAAGATGTTGGACATATTCCCGAATGGACTCTTCATTCCTGTACCTCCTGCGCCGGAGCCGTCGTGCGAACTTCCGCCAGCTCTCCGCCGAACATCTCCAGGGCTTGTTTAACAAGGGGATGCGCCTTCGCCTGTTGCGTCAAGATCAGGCGTTGCTCCTGCTCCTTCGCAACCCGGATCTGTTTCATCGTAGGGGCGGCCCCTGGATCCTGCTCCGCCACCTCGACGATTCGAATTCGTACGGCACACCCGTAGAGACTTTCTCCCAACGCCGCCAAGGCTTGTAGGTTGTCTTCCTTCTCCAACATCGACCGCGCGGTCGTGGCCTGCTTGGCAAACCCCAACGTGATCAACCCACCCTCGATCTTGACCAGACGACCCATTTCAAGGAAGGGCGCGATATTGGGATGATTCGTAGAGACCGCCTCTTGGAACTGCTCCCAATTCACTTCGACCGCGGCAGCCGACGCCTCGGCCGCAGAGGTGGCCTTGGGTTCCTGCTGAACCGGCGCAGCGGAAGCCGGAGGAACCACAGGAGCCGAAGGGGCAACAGCAGGCGTGCGAGCAGGTGGAGCCGCCACTTCGCGCGGCGGTGCGACAGAGGGGGCCTTGGGGGTACCCCCACCAGCAGCTGACGTCTTTGCGACGTTGTCCTGGCTGACTTTCACACCAGTAGTTTTGACCACAGGCGCAGGAGACGGTGTCGCCTTATCCTGAGTTTGCGCAGGCGTCTGTGTCACGACCCGGCGGTCGGCTGCCGGCTTCTCAGGCTGAACCGCGAGGCGGCTGGATGCCGGTTGGACTTCAGCGGTTCGCAATAGCCGGGTGGCACGAACCGCCGCCGTTTCGAGCACAAACCGCGGATGGGCACTGACTCGCAAACTGTCTTCCGCAGCGGCATACATTCGAAACAATTCCTGTAATTGCTCGACGGTGAACCGCTCGGCGTCACGAGCCAGCTGCGTCAAATCTTCTTCTGTCGCTTCGATCAGACTCCGCAACTCAGGCCCTGACGGCACCACCGCCGCCACCAGCATATTCCGCACATATTCCACCAGATCGGCGCAGTAAGCGCGCACGTCATGTCCTTGATCCAACAACGCCGCGATGACCTGCAACGCCTTGGCACTGTCCTGTTGGATCACCGCTTCGACCATGGCCCGTATACGTTCCTGCGGAACCGCGCCCAGCAACGCTTCGAGATCTTCGTGACGAATCGTGTTGCCACCGAACGCAATAATCTGATCCAGCAAGCTGAGCCCGTCACGCATGCTGCCTTCGCTGGCCCGCGCCAGAGCCATCAGGCTGCGGTCTTCGATGGTCAACCCGTCTTGATCGGCGACATGCCGCAACCGCTGCACAATCTCGGCTTTG from Nitrospira sp. ND1 includes the following:
- the dnaX gene encoding DNA polymerase III subunit gamma/tau is translated as MDYQVSARKYRPGTFDDVIGQSHVVQTLMNSIATKRIAHAFLFSGTRGVGKTTVARILAKALNCEQGPTGTPCNTCANCQEITQGTSVDVVEIDGASNTSVDDVREIRENVKFTPFRGQYRVYIIDEVHMLSNSAFNALLKTLEEPPSHVVFIFATTEIHKIPATILSRCQHYNFRRISKAEIVQRLRHVADQDGLTIEDRSLMALARASEGSMRDGLSLLDQIIAFGGNTIRHEDLEALLGAVPQERIRAMVEAVIQQDSAKALQVIAALLDQGHDVRAYCADLVEYVRNMLVAAVVPSGPELRSLIEATEEDLTQLARDAERFTVEQLQELFRMYAAAEDSLRVSAHPRFVLETAAVRATRLLRTAEVQPASSRLAVQPEKPAADRRVVTQTPAQTQDKATPSPAPVVKTTGVKVSQDNVAKTSAAGGGTPKAPSVAPPREVAAPPARTPAVAPSAPVVPPASAAPVQQEPKATSAAEASAAAVEVNWEQFQEAVSTNHPNIAPFLEMGRLVKIEGGLITLGFAKQATTARSMLEKEDNLQALAALGESLYGCAVRIRIVEVAEQDPGAAPTMKQIRVAKEQEQRLILTQQAKAHPLVKQALEMFGGELAEVRTTAPAQEVQE
- a CDS encoding YbaB/EbfC family nucleoid-associated protein; its protein translation is MKSPFGNMSNILKQAQAMQEQMAKVQEQAATKTVSGTAGGGIVTVTVNGAMDLLSVKIDPEVVKAGDVEMLQDLVVAAGNDALKKSREMMAEEMKAVTGGMKIPGLF